One genomic window of Entelurus aequoreus isolate RoL-2023_Sb linkage group LG07, RoL_Eaeq_v1.1, whole genome shotgun sequence includes the following:
- the LOC133653051 gene encoding voltage-gated purine nucleotide uniporter SLC17A9-like isoform X1 translates to MADKHTLGDDWINLAAPLLDRNVYTANIARDEAGGKEQWPRAVARKWMLVLFVGTCLLYCARMTMPVCAVSMATTFHWSKIDTGLALGGFFWGYSCTQILGGYASDKIGGERVLIFSAASWAVITAATPLLAHLGSHTLTLMTMARALMGLVQGVFVPSLASLIAQRAAEGENGFLMSIIQSGSSLGILMAGGLGSLMLDLYGWESAFYAVGFLSGLWALVVWQFLLKGKSYPKQKQRNNGSHSRSFSMSYLLSLLKKPCVWAMVFAHLCTCGTSYILLSWMPTYFSEEYPHAAVWVYNVFPWLAAIPAALWGGYVSDSLISRGYSVVFVRKTMQFIAMGASGVCVIPLAGKVSFHMAVILISAAMVSLSLTSSGASVNVQDLTPSCAGALFGFMNMLGAFMAVVMVSLTGYLIEVTQSWAAVFFLIPGVHVIGLAVFLWFGDAQRVDLENPKSFTKGLSSV, encoded by the exons ATGGCAGACAAACACACATTGGGAGATGATTGGATTAACTTGGCTGCTCCCCTCTTGGATCGTAATGTTTATACAGCCAATATTGCCAGGGATGAGGCGGGAGGCAAAGAACAGTGGCCCAG AGCTGTAGCTCGCAAATGGATGCTAGTTTTATTTGTTGGTACATGCCTGCTCTACTGCGCCAGGATGACCATGCCTGTCTGTGCAGTCTCAATGGCAACCACGTTCCACTGGAGCAAGATCGATACTGGTCTCGCTCTGGGTGGATTCTTCTGGGGCTACTCTTGCACACAGATTTTAGGAGGATATGCAAGTGACAA AATTGGAGGGGAGCGAGTTCTTATCTTCTCAGCAGCATCATGGGCCGTGATCACAGCCGCTACGCCCCTTCTGGCCCACCTAGGCTCTCACACCTTGACTCTAATGACCATGGCCAGAGCCCTCATGGGACTAGTGCAAG GTGTCTTTGTCCCATCTTTGGCCAGTCTGATTGCACAGCGTGCAGCAGAAGGAGAAAATGGCTTTTTAATGAGCATCATTCAAAGTGGGAGCTCTCTTGg AATATTGATGGCAGGTGGGCTGGGATCGCTAATGTTGGACTTGTACGGCTGGGAAAGTGCATTCTATGCTGTTGGTTTTCTGTCTGGACTCTGGGCACTCGTTGTTTGGCAGTTTTTATTAAAAG GTAAATCTTATCCAAAACAGAAGCAAAGAAACAACGGCTCACACTCAAGGAGTTTTTCAATGTCCTATTTGCTGAGTCTCCTGAAGAAGCCATGCGTCTG GGCCATGGTTTTTGCTCACCTATGCACATGTGGCACTTCCTACATTTTACTGTCGTGGATGCCAACATACTTCAGTGAAGAATATCCACACGCTGCG GTGTGGGTGTACAATGTGTTTCCTTGGCTAGCAGCAATTCCTGCTGCTCTTTGGGGTGGATATGTTTCAGATTCACTCATCAGCCGAG GATACAGTGTCGTGTTTGTGAGAAAGACGATGCAA TTCATTGCCATGGGCGCCTCTGGTGTTTGTGTCATTCCGCTGGCTGGGAAGGTCTCGTTTCACATGGCGGTTATCTTAATTTCTGCAGCTATGGTTTCACTTTCCTTAACCAGCAG TGGTGCGTCTGTCAACGTCCAGGATCTCACACCATCGTGCGCTGGTGCCCTCTTTG GTTTTATGAATATGTTGGGGGCTTTCATGG CGGTGGTGATGGTCTCACTAACTGGTTACTTGATTGAGGTCACCCAGTCATGGGCCGCAGTTTTCTTCCTCATCCCCGGCGTCCACGTCATAGGTCTTGCAGTCTTCCTTTGGTTTGGAGACGCACAACGTGTGGACCTAGAAAATCCTAAATCGTTCACCAAAGGACTTAGTTCAGTATAA
- the LOC133653051 gene encoding voltage-gated purine nucleotide uniporter SLC17A9-like isoform X2, producing the protein MADKHTLDRNVYTANIARDEAGGKEQWPRAVARKWMLVLFVGTCLLYCARMTMPVCAVSMATTFHWSKIDTGLALGGFFWGYSCTQILGGYASDKIGGERVLIFSAASWAVITAATPLLAHLGSHTLTLMTMARALMGLVQGVFVPSLASLIAQRAAEGENGFLMSIIQSGSSLGILMAGGLGSLMLDLYGWESAFYAVGFLSGLWALVVWQFLLKGKSYPKQKQRNNGSHSRSFSMSYLLSLLKKPCVWAMVFAHLCTCGTSYILLSWMPTYFSEEYPHAAVWVYNVFPWLAAIPAALWGGYVSDSLISRGYSVVFVRKTMQFIAMGASGVCVIPLAGKVSFHMAVILISAAMVSLSLTSSGASVNVQDLTPSCAGALFGFMNMLGAFMAVVMVSLTGYLIEVTQSWAAVFFLIPGVHVIGLAVFLWFGDAQRVDLENPKSFTKGLSSV; encoded by the exons ATGGCAGACAAACACACA TTGGATCGTAATGTTTATACAGCCAATATTGCCAGGGATGAGGCGGGAGGCAAAGAACAGTGGCCCAG AGCTGTAGCTCGCAAATGGATGCTAGTTTTATTTGTTGGTACATGCCTGCTCTACTGCGCCAGGATGACCATGCCTGTCTGTGCAGTCTCAATGGCAACCACGTTCCACTGGAGCAAGATCGATACTGGTCTCGCTCTGGGTGGATTCTTCTGGGGCTACTCTTGCACACAGATTTTAGGAGGATATGCAAGTGACAA AATTGGAGGGGAGCGAGTTCTTATCTTCTCAGCAGCATCATGGGCCGTGATCACAGCCGCTACGCCCCTTCTGGCCCACCTAGGCTCTCACACCTTGACTCTAATGACCATGGCCAGAGCCCTCATGGGACTAGTGCAAG GTGTCTTTGTCCCATCTTTGGCCAGTCTGATTGCACAGCGTGCAGCAGAAGGAGAAAATGGCTTTTTAATGAGCATCATTCAAAGTGGGAGCTCTCTTGg AATATTGATGGCAGGTGGGCTGGGATCGCTAATGTTGGACTTGTACGGCTGGGAAAGTGCATTCTATGCTGTTGGTTTTCTGTCTGGACTCTGGGCACTCGTTGTTTGGCAGTTTTTATTAAAAG GTAAATCTTATCCAAAACAGAAGCAAAGAAACAACGGCTCACACTCAAGGAGTTTTTCAATGTCCTATTTGCTGAGTCTCCTGAAGAAGCCATGCGTCTG GGCCATGGTTTTTGCTCACCTATGCACATGTGGCACTTCCTACATTTTACTGTCGTGGATGCCAACATACTTCAGTGAAGAATATCCACACGCTGCG GTGTGGGTGTACAATGTGTTTCCTTGGCTAGCAGCAATTCCTGCTGCTCTTTGGGGTGGATATGTTTCAGATTCACTCATCAGCCGAG GATACAGTGTCGTGTTTGTGAGAAAGACGATGCAA TTCATTGCCATGGGCGCCTCTGGTGTTTGTGTCATTCCGCTGGCTGGGAAGGTCTCGTTTCACATGGCGGTTATCTTAATTTCTGCAGCTATGGTTTCACTTTCCTTAACCAGCAG TGGTGCGTCTGTCAACGTCCAGGATCTCACACCATCGTGCGCTGGTGCCCTCTTTG GTTTTATGAATATGTTGGGGGCTTTCATGG CGGTGGTGATGGTCTCACTAACTGGTTACTTGATTGAGGTCACCCAGTCATGGGCCGCAGTTTTCTTCCTCATCCCCGGCGTCCACGTCATAGGTCTTGCAGTCTTCCTTTGGTTTGGAGACGCACAACGTGTGGACCTAGAAAATCCTAAATCGTTCACCAAAGGACTTAGTTCAGTATAA
- the LOC133653051 gene encoding voltage-gated purine nucleotide uniporter SLC17A9-like isoform X3, with translation MIGLTWLLPSWIVMFIQPILPGMRREAKNSGPVSMATTFHWSKIDTGLALGGFFWGYSCTQILGGYASDKIGGERVLIFSAASWAVITAATPLLAHLGSHTLTLMTMARALMGLVQGVFVPSLASLIAQRAAEGENGFLMSIIQSGSSLGILMAGGLGSLMLDLYGWESAFYAVGFLSGLWALVVWQFLLKGKSYPKQKQRNNGSHSRSFSMSYLLSLLKKPCVWAMVFAHLCTCGTSYILLSWMPTYFSEEYPHAAVWVYNVFPWLAAIPAALWGGYVSDSLISRGYSVVFVRKTMQFIAMGASGVCVIPLAGKVSFHMAVILISAAMVSLSLTSSGASVNVQDLTPSCAGALFGFMNMLGAFMAVVMVSLTGYLIEVTQSWAAVFFLIPGVHVIGLAVFLWFGDAQRVDLENPKSFTKGLSSV, from the exons ATGATTGGATTAACTTGGCTGCTCCCCTCTTGGATCGTAATGTTTATACAGCCAATATTGCCAGGGATGAGGCGGGAGGCAAAGAACAGTGGCCCAG TCTCAATGGCAACCACGTTCCACTGGAGCAAGATCGATACTGGTCTCGCTCTGGGTGGATTCTTCTGGGGCTACTCTTGCACACAGATTTTAGGAGGATATGCAAGTGACAA AATTGGAGGGGAGCGAGTTCTTATCTTCTCAGCAGCATCATGGGCCGTGATCACAGCCGCTACGCCCCTTCTGGCCCACCTAGGCTCTCACACCTTGACTCTAATGACCATGGCCAGAGCCCTCATGGGACTAGTGCAAG GTGTCTTTGTCCCATCTTTGGCCAGTCTGATTGCACAGCGTGCAGCAGAAGGAGAAAATGGCTTTTTAATGAGCATCATTCAAAGTGGGAGCTCTCTTGg AATATTGATGGCAGGTGGGCTGGGATCGCTAATGTTGGACTTGTACGGCTGGGAAAGTGCATTCTATGCTGTTGGTTTTCTGTCTGGACTCTGGGCACTCGTTGTTTGGCAGTTTTTATTAAAAG GTAAATCTTATCCAAAACAGAAGCAAAGAAACAACGGCTCACACTCAAGGAGTTTTTCAATGTCCTATTTGCTGAGTCTCCTGAAGAAGCCATGCGTCTG GGCCATGGTTTTTGCTCACCTATGCACATGTGGCACTTCCTACATTTTACTGTCGTGGATGCCAACATACTTCAGTGAAGAATATCCACACGCTGCG GTGTGGGTGTACAATGTGTTTCCTTGGCTAGCAGCAATTCCTGCTGCTCTTTGGGGTGGATATGTTTCAGATTCACTCATCAGCCGAG GATACAGTGTCGTGTTTGTGAGAAAGACGATGCAA TTCATTGCCATGGGCGCCTCTGGTGTTTGTGTCATTCCGCTGGCTGGGAAGGTCTCGTTTCACATGGCGGTTATCTTAATTTCTGCAGCTATGGTTTCACTTTCCTTAACCAGCAG TGGTGCGTCTGTCAACGTCCAGGATCTCACACCATCGTGCGCTGGTGCCCTCTTTG GTTTTATGAATATGTTGGGGGCTTTCATGG CGGTGGTGATGGTCTCACTAACTGGTTACTTGATTGAGGTCACCCAGTCATGGGCCGCAGTTTTCTTCCTCATCCCCGGCGTCCACGTCATAGGTCTTGCAGTCTTCCTTTGGTTTGGAGACGCACAACGTGTGGACCTAGAAAATCCTAAATCGTTCACCAAAGGACTTAGTTCAGTATAA
- the LOC133653051 gene encoding voltage-gated purine nucleotide uniporter SLC17A9-like isoform X4 — protein MFIQPILPGMRREAKNSGPVSMATTFHWSKIDTGLALGGFFWGYSCTQILGGYASDKIGGERVLIFSAASWAVITAATPLLAHLGSHTLTLMTMARALMGLVQGVFVPSLASLIAQRAAEGENGFLMSIIQSGSSLGILMAGGLGSLMLDLYGWESAFYAVGFLSGLWALVVWQFLLKGKSYPKQKQRNNGSHSRSFSMSYLLSLLKKPCVWAMVFAHLCTCGTSYILLSWMPTYFSEEYPHAAVWVYNVFPWLAAIPAALWGGYVSDSLISRGYSVVFVRKTMQFIAMGASGVCVIPLAGKVSFHMAVILISAAMVSLSLTSSGASVNVQDLTPSCAGALFGFMNMLGAFMAVVMVSLTGYLIEVTQSWAAVFFLIPGVHVIGLAVFLWFGDAQRVDLENPKSFTKGLSSV, from the exons ATGTTTATACAGCCAATATTGCCAGGGATGAGGCGGGAGGCAAAGAACAGTGGCCCAG TCTCAATGGCAACCACGTTCCACTGGAGCAAGATCGATACTGGTCTCGCTCTGGGTGGATTCTTCTGGGGCTACTCTTGCACACAGATTTTAGGAGGATATGCAAGTGACAA AATTGGAGGGGAGCGAGTTCTTATCTTCTCAGCAGCATCATGGGCCGTGATCACAGCCGCTACGCCCCTTCTGGCCCACCTAGGCTCTCACACCTTGACTCTAATGACCATGGCCAGAGCCCTCATGGGACTAGTGCAAG GTGTCTTTGTCCCATCTTTGGCCAGTCTGATTGCACAGCGTGCAGCAGAAGGAGAAAATGGCTTTTTAATGAGCATCATTCAAAGTGGGAGCTCTCTTGg AATATTGATGGCAGGTGGGCTGGGATCGCTAATGTTGGACTTGTACGGCTGGGAAAGTGCATTCTATGCTGTTGGTTTTCTGTCTGGACTCTGGGCACTCGTTGTTTGGCAGTTTTTATTAAAAG GTAAATCTTATCCAAAACAGAAGCAAAGAAACAACGGCTCACACTCAAGGAGTTTTTCAATGTCCTATTTGCTGAGTCTCCTGAAGAAGCCATGCGTCTG GGCCATGGTTTTTGCTCACCTATGCACATGTGGCACTTCCTACATTTTACTGTCGTGGATGCCAACATACTTCAGTGAAGAATATCCACACGCTGCG GTGTGGGTGTACAATGTGTTTCCTTGGCTAGCAGCAATTCCTGCTGCTCTTTGGGGTGGATATGTTTCAGATTCACTCATCAGCCGAG GATACAGTGTCGTGTTTGTGAGAAAGACGATGCAA TTCATTGCCATGGGCGCCTCTGGTGTTTGTGTCATTCCGCTGGCTGGGAAGGTCTCGTTTCACATGGCGGTTATCTTAATTTCTGCAGCTATGGTTTCACTTTCCTTAACCAGCAG TGGTGCGTCTGTCAACGTCCAGGATCTCACACCATCGTGCGCTGGTGCCCTCTTTG GTTTTATGAATATGTTGGGGGCTTTCATGG CGGTGGTGATGGTCTCACTAACTGGTTACTTGATTGAGGTCACCCAGTCATGGGCCGCAGTTTTCTTCCTCATCCCCGGCGTCCACGTCATAGGTCTTGCAGTCTTCCTTTGGTTTGGAGACGCACAACGTGTGGACCTAGAAAATCCTAAATCGTTCACCAAAGGACTTAGTTCAGTATAA